In Rhodococcus rhodochrous, a single genomic region encodes these proteins:
- the guaB gene encoding IMP dehydrogenase: MSSTGGRVHTGGDDPNKVAMLGLTFDDVLLLPAASDVVPSQVDTSSQLTREIRLRIPLVSSAMDTVTESRMAIAMARAGGMGVLHRNMPTETQAGQVETVKRSEAGMVTDPVTCKPTDTLAEVDAMCARFRISGLPVTDDEGQLVGIITNRDMRFEVDQNRPVAEVMTKAPLVTAREGVTAEAALGLLRRHKIEKLPIVDGQGKLTGLITVKDFVKTEQHPNATKDRDGRLLVGAAVGVGDDSWTRAMTLVDAGADVLVVDSAHGHSANVLSMISKLKTEVGDRVQIIGGNVATRAGTEALIGAGVDAVKVGIGPGSICTTRVVAGVGAPQITAILEASTVARAHGVPVIADGGMQFSGDVAKALAAGASTAMLGSLLAGTTESPGELILVNGKQFKSYRGMGSLGAMQSRGEAKSYSKDRYFQDDVLSEDKLVPEGIEGRVPFRGPLQQVTHQLIGGLRAAMGYTGATTIEQLQEAQFVQITAAGLKESHPHDITITAEAPNYVVR; the protein is encoded by the coding sequence ATGAGTAGTACCGGAGGGCGCGTGCACACCGGCGGTGACGACCCGAACAAGGTCGCAATGCTGGGTCTGACCTTCGACGACGTGCTGCTGCTTCCCGCGGCTTCCGACGTCGTCCCGAGTCAGGTCGACACGTCGAGTCAGCTCACCCGCGAGATCCGTCTGCGGATCCCGCTGGTCAGCTCCGCGATGGATACCGTCACCGAGTCCCGCATGGCCATCGCGATGGCCCGGGCCGGCGGCATGGGCGTGCTGCACCGCAACATGCCTACCGAGACGCAGGCCGGGCAGGTCGAGACCGTCAAGCGGTCGGAGGCCGGCATGGTCACCGATCCCGTCACCTGCAAGCCGACCGACACGCTGGCCGAGGTCGACGCGATGTGTGCGCGATTCCGCATCTCGGGTCTGCCGGTGACCGACGACGAAGGTCAGCTCGTCGGCATCATCACCAACCGCGACATGCGGTTCGAGGTCGACCAGAACCGCCCGGTCGCCGAGGTCATGACGAAGGCTCCGCTGGTCACGGCCCGCGAAGGCGTCACCGCGGAGGCCGCGCTCGGTCTCCTGCGTCGCCACAAGATCGAGAAGCTGCCGATCGTCGACGGTCAGGGCAAGCTCACCGGCCTGATCACCGTCAAGGACTTCGTCAAGACCGAGCAGCACCCCAACGCCACGAAGGACCGCGACGGCCGCCTGCTCGTCGGCGCCGCCGTGGGTGTCGGCGACGACTCCTGGACCCGCGCCATGACGCTGGTCGACGCCGGAGCCGACGTCCTCGTCGTCGACAGCGCCCACGGCCACTCGGCCAACGTGCTGTCGATGATCTCCAAGCTCAAGACCGAGGTCGGCGACCGCGTGCAGATCATCGGCGGCAACGTCGCGACCCGCGCGGGTACCGAGGCGCTCATCGGCGCCGGTGTCGACGCGGTCAAGGTCGGTATCGGCCCCGGCTCGATCTGCACCACGCGTGTCGTCGCGGGTGTCGGCGCGCCGCAGATCACGGCGATCCTCGAGGCGTCCACGGTGGCGCGCGCCCACGGCGTGCCGGTCATCGCCGACGGCGGTATGCAGTTCTCCGGCGACGTCGCCAAGGCCCTGGCGGCCGGTGCGTCCACCGCGATGCTCGGTTCGCTGCTCGCCGGCACCACCGAGTCGCCGGGTGAGCTGATCCTGGTGAACGGCAAGCAGTTCAAGAGCTACCGCGGCATGGGGTCGCTCGGCGCGATGCAGAGCCGCGGCGAGGCCAAGTCGTACTCGAAGGACCGCTACTTCCAGGACGACGTGCTCTCCGAGGACAAGCTCGTGCCCGAGGGCATCGAGGGACGTGTGCCGTTCCGCGGTCCGCTGCAGCAGGTCACGCACCAGCTCATCGGTGGTCTGCGTGCAGCGATGGGCTACACCGGTGCGACGACGATCGAGCAGCTGCAGGAGGCGCAGTTCGTGCAGATCACCGCCGCCGGCCTCAAGGAGAGCCACCCGCACGACATCACGATCACCGCCGAGGCACCGAACTACGTGGTCCGGTAG
- a CDS encoding DUF5319 domain-containing protein: MRDQLPPGLPPDPFAGDPDDPSAALDAIEPGQPLDPAERLAVEEDLADLAVYEALLAPRGVRGLVVCCEDCHQDHYHDWDMLRANLLQLLVDGTVRPHEPAFDPSPDAYVTWDYCRGYADASMNEALPVDPYGLDS, translated from the coding sequence GTGCGTGATCAGTTGCCTCCCGGACTCCCACCGGACCCGTTCGCAGGAGACCCCGACGATCCGTCCGCAGCACTGGACGCGATCGAGCCGGGCCAGCCCCTGGATCCTGCGGAGCGGCTCGCGGTGGAAGAGGACCTCGCAGACCTGGCCGTCTACGAGGCGCTGCTGGCTCCCCGCGGCGTCCGCGGACTCGTGGTGTGCTGCGAGGACTGCCACCAGGACCACTACCACGACTGGGACATGCTGCGGGCGAACCTGCTGCAGCTGCTCGTCGACGGCACCGTCAGACCGCACGAGCCGGCCTTCGATCCGTCACCCGACGCCTATGTCACCTGGGACTACTGCCGCGGCTATGCGGATGCGTCCATGAACGAGGCTCTTCCCGTCGACCCCTACGGTCTGGATTCCTGA
- a CDS encoding anti-sigma-D factor RsdA: MGRGRFSGDGFDDEFPDDETSVDLAAVRRDDALIDAISGNGLVETKDTEEYELATRLADWRAEILAEPMPAGPDLDEVVAAVHRELGTRETLAPAPEVTPLRPRSKGQLRLLRPLAGAAALVAVAVGSATAVSYGAEPGDPLWGVKQVVFSEQAQSTEARIDTTSTLERAEQLIAEGNTEEARELLTSAESRSGDVRDAEERDALGDWLERLAEELGRLIPQVPPPPAVPVAPEVPVAPGAVVPPPVTTPGTEGQQPAPTTGTGTDTGTTAPPTSSSTVDPTILQAPPPVSDTSTPSQTAPQSSSSSTQPSPAPSEPPPATSESQTTAPTTTASSPRSTQDGPAADMAPASLTTPEGE; this comes from the coding sequence ATGGGTAGGGGGCGTTTCTCGGGCGACGGCTTCGACGACGAATTTCCCGACGACGAAACCTCCGTGGACCTCGCCGCCGTGCGCCGTGACGACGCGCTGATCGACGCGATCTCCGGTAACGGGCTCGTCGAGACGAAGGACACAGAGGAGTACGAACTTGCCACGCGGCTCGCCGACTGGCGTGCGGAGATCCTCGCCGAACCGATGCCCGCCGGCCCCGACCTCGACGAAGTGGTCGCCGCCGTCCACCGGGAACTGGGAACACGGGAAACGCTCGCTCCGGCCCCGGAGGTCACCCCTCTGCGCCCGAGATCGAAGGGGCAACTCCGGTTGCTCCGTCCGCTCGCAGGTGCAGCAGCGCTCGTCGCCGTCGCCGTCGGCAGCGCGACCGCGGTGTCCTACGGCGCCGAACCCGGCGACCCGTTGTGGGGCGTCAAGCAGGTCGTGTTCAGTGAGCAGGCGCAATCCACCGAGGCCCGGATCGACACCACATCCACCCTGGAACGTGCAGAACAACTCATCGCCGAGGGCAACACGGAGGAAGCACGCGAGTTGCTGACGTCCGCGGAGTCCCGTTCCGGCGATGTCCGGGACGCGGAGGAGCGCGATGCGCTCGGCGACTGGCTGGAACGCCTCGCCGAGGAACTCGGCCGGTTGATTCCGCAGGTGCCTCCGCCGCCGGCGGTGCCGGTGGCACCCGAGGTACCGGTGGCTCCGGGCGCCGTCGTTCCGCCGCCGGTCACGACACCCGGCACGGAAGGTCAGCAGCCCGCTCCCACGACGGGCACGGGTACCGACACGGGCACCACCGCGCCGCCCACGTCGTCGTCGACCGTGGATCCGACCATCCTGCAGGCGCCGCCTCCGGTGTCCGACACGTCCACGCCGTCGCAGACCGCGCCGCAGTCGTCGTCTTCCAGCACGCAGCCGTCACCTGCGCCGAGCGAACCGCCGCCGGCGACGTCGGAGTCCCAGACCACTGCACCCACCACGACCGCGTCGTCGCCGCGGTCGACGCAGGACGGGCCCGCCGCCGATATGGCGCCGGCGTCGCTCACGACGCCGGAAGGCGAGTAG